From Balaenoptera acutorostrata chromosome 8, mBalAcu1.1, whole genome shotgun sequence, the proteins below share one genomic window:
- the DBI gene encoding acyl-CoA-binding protein, with product MSQAEFEKAAEEVKHLKTKPADDEMLFIYSRYKQATVGDINTERPGMLDLKGKAKWDAWSELKGTSKEDAMKAYVDKVEELKKKYGM from the exons ATGTCTCAG GCTGAGTTTGAGAAAGCTGCTGAGGAAGTTAAGCACCTCAAGACCAAGCCAGCAGATGATGAGATGCTGTTCATCTACAGCCGCTACAAACAAGCAACCGTGGGTGACATAAATACAG AACGGCCTGGAATGTTGGACCTCAAAGGCAAGGCCAAGTGGGATGCCTGGAGTGAGCTGAAAG GGACTTCCAAGGAAGATGCCATGAAAGCTTATGTCGACaaagtagaagaactaaagaaaaaatatggaatGTAA